A region from the Metopolophium dirhodum isolate CAU chromosome 9, ASM1992520v1, whole genome shotgun sequence genome encodes:
- the LOC132952747 gene encoding uncharacterized protein LOC132952747 has protein sequence MSRLAAVIFAVAIASSAVAAERPEARKIDTGLGDFKVVFKVFQDCSKAQFGPCLKHKLLTALDRISEQPEMELFDGVRLVKDPAVALNDVAHDISSARSAGDDETASLDTLVVDRVVNFFKSRSLQFKLLDNEPREMADGRKKSNKYNSMLMYPFMMGGMTIPLAFGVLALLAGKALIIAKLALALSAIVGLKKLFGDQGGSSHEHITYGGSGGHYRRSLPGEPVAASNMAYSSYMPVYEEPIRSTTTNAIPMR, from the exons ATGTCGAGATTAGCTGCAGTCATATTCGCGGTGGCGATCGCGTCCTCGGCGGTAGCGGCTGAACGGCCCGAAGCCCGCAAGATCGATACCGGTCTCGGAGATTTCAAAGTGGTGTTCAAAGTGTTTCAGGACTGTTCAAAGGCGCAA TTCGGACCGTGTCTCAAGCACAAGTTGTTGACAGCCCTCGACCGGATCAGCGAACAACCGGAAATGGAATTGTTCGATGGCGTCCGATTAGTCAAAGACCCGGCTGTCGCTCTGAACGACGTTGCCCATGACATATCCTCGGCCAGGTCCGCCGGTGATGACGAAACGGCCAGCCTGGACACGCTGGTTGTTGACAGAGTGGTGAACTTTTTCAAAAGCCGCAGCCTCCAGTTCAAACTTCTCGACAACGAACCCAGAGAAATGGCCGATG GTCGCAAGAAGAGCAACAAGTACAACTCGATGCTCATGTACCCGTTCATGATGGGCGGCATGACCATACCGCTGGCGTTCGGCGTGCTCGCCCTGTTGGCCGGCAAGGCCCTGATCATCGCCAAGCTGGCGCTTGCCCTGTCCGCCATCGTGGGCCTGAAAAAGCTGTTCGGCGACCAGGGGGGCAGCAGCCACGAGCACATCACGTACGGTGGCAGCGGTGGCCACTACCGCCGGAGCCTGCCCGGCGAACCGGTGGCCGCGTCCAACATGGCGTACAGCTCGTACATGCCCGTCTACGAGGAGCCCATCCGGAGCACCACGACCAACGCGATCCCCATGCGATGA